A genomic segment from Phycisphaerae bacterium encodes:
- a CDS encoding DUF1559 domain-containing protein, translating into MKIAKTRSFTLIELLVVVAIIAVLVSLLLPALSEAREMARRTACGSNLHQMAVATVMYAGDSDDVIPSGFIGQNIGLCVGSTWGGDGMLPYPRDFGCLIYELYTREKLSAATLFCPSYDGADRSASGIEQGFATPGGFAQCTYEERIPYPPDGSGWNMASPPRIHTFRLSDLGSAAILADVFCYSYSWSAHPRTSAFPAFGYNPVGGWNVAYADGGVAFVPMGPECSAGPYWWPQYFCYWTYFDANRR; encoded by the coding sequence ATGAAAATCGCAAAAACCAGATCGTTTACGCTCATTGAACTGCTCGTGGTGGTCGCGATCATCGCCGTGCTGGTCTCGCTGCTGCTGCCCGCGCTCTCCGAGGCCCGCGAAATGGCCCGCCGCACCGCCTGCGGGTCCAACCTTCACCAGATGGCCGTCGCAACGGTCATGTACGCCGGCGACAGCGACGACGTCATCCCAAGCGGCTTTATCGGCCAGAACATCGGCCTGTGCGTCGGATCGACCTGGGGCGGCGACGGCATGTTGCCCTACCCGCGCGATTTCGGCTGCCTGATCTACGAGCTCTACACCCGCGAAAAACTCTCCGCCGCGACCCTCTTTTGCCCCAGCTACGACGGGGCCGACAGGTCGGCCAGCGGCATCGAACAGGGCTTCGCCACGCCCGGCGGTTTCGCCCAGTGCACCTATGAGGAACGCATCCCGTACCCGCCCGACGGATCGGGATGGAATATGGCCTCTCCGCCGCGGATTCACACCTTCCGCCTCAGCGACCTGGGCAGCGCCGCCATCCTCGCCGATGTCTTCTGCTACAGCTACTCGTGGAGCGCCCACCCCCGGACCTCCGCGTTTCCCGCCTTCGGCTACAATCCCGTCGGCGGATGGAACGTCGCCTACGCCGACGGCGGCGTGGCCTTCGTGCCCATGGGACCCGAGTGCTCAGCCGGGCCGTACTGGTGGCCGCAGTATTTCTGCTACTGGACCTACTTCGACGCAAATCGCCGCTGA